The stretch of DNA GCCCCGAAGCTTTTCGATCTCAGCGGCCAGGTTGCCATCGTGACCGGAGCCGGCAGCGGTATTGGTCAGCGCATTGCCATCGGCCTTGCGCAATGCGGCGCCGACGTGGCGCTGCTCGACCGCCGAACCGACGACGGGCTGGTCAAGACGGCCGAACATATTCGCGCCGCCGGCCGCCGCTCGATCCAGATCGCGGCGGATGTCACGAGCAAATCTTCCCTTGGAGAGGCAATAGCACGGACCGAAGCCGATCTCGGCACGCTGACGCTTGCAGTCAACGCGGCAGGCATCGCTAACGCGAACGCCGCGGAAGAGATGGAGGAGGACCAATATCAGACGTTGATGGATATCAACCTGAAAGGTGTCTTTCTTTCCTGCCAGGCCGAGGCTCGCGCCATGCTCAAGAATGGACGCGGCTCCATCGTCAACATCGCTTCCATGTCCGGCGTGATCGTAAATCGCGGGCTGAGCCAAGCGCACTATAACGCCTCCAAGGCGGGCGTCATCCATATGTCGAAGTCCATGGCGATGGAATGGGTCGACCGCGGCATTCGCGTCAACACCATCTCCCCCGGATACACGGCAACGCCCATGAACACCCGTCCGGAGATGGTCCACCAGACCAAGCTCTTCGAAGAGCAGACGCCGATGCAGCGCATGGCAGCGGTGGACGAGATGGTAGGCCCGGCGGTGTTTCTGCTGTCGAATGCAGCAAGTTTCGTGACCGGCGTCGATCTTCTCGTCGACGGCGGTTTCTGCTGCTGGTGATGAGAAAGCTCATTGCCGCTGCTGGAAAGTGACCGATCTCGCTTCCTCCCTGGCTGAGATCGAGGCGCTGAAGGGACCAACGGGCAAGACGGCGTGCGATATCGCCGTCTTGCCCGCCCTTCACGCTGATCGAACGGGTTGTCGAACGGACCGAGGGCTCGGATCGTCATCGGCGCTCTAGACTGCCTGAATTCGCGACAACCGTTTGATCTCCAATAATGATCGCATGGTAGGTCGCACCCAGATTTGCTGTTTATCGACGGACAAGGAAAGAGCATGAAACGCTTTGAGCAGAAGACTGTCGTCATTACCGGGGGTAGCCGCGGCATCGGAGCGGCGATCGCCAAACGCTTCGCGAAAGAAGGCGCCAATCTCGTCGTCTCGGCCAATGAGGACCTGGTCCACGGCGTCGCCGAACAGATCCGGGCCGAAGGCGGCAAGGCGATCTCCTTCATCGGCGATGTCACCGACAAGGCAAGCGTCACCGCCCTCTACGATGCCGCCGAGAAGGAATTCGGCTCGGTCGACGTTTCGATCCAGAATGCTGGCGTCATCACAATCGCCCGCGTCGAGGACCTGACCGAAAACGAGTGGGACAAGGTCATGGCCGTCAACACCAAGGGCGTCTTCCTCTGCGCCCAGGAGGCGATATCAAGGATGCGCAAGCACAAGCGCGGCGGCCGCATCATCAACACCGCTTCCGGCCAGGCCCGCGACGGCTTCATCTACACCCCGCATTATGCCGCCTCGAAAATGGGCGTCGTCGGCATCACCCAGAGCCTGGCCAAGGAAGTCGCGACCGAGAAGATCACCGTCAACGCCTTCTGCCCCGGCATCATCGAGACCGACATGTGGGCCTATAACGACCAGGCCTGGGGCAAGCTGCTCGGCAACTACGCCCCCGGCGAACTGATGAAGGAATGGGTCGAGGGCATCCCGATGAAACGGGCCGGCTCTGGGGAAGATGTCGCCGGCCTGGTGACCTTCCTCGCCAGCGATGACGCCGCCTATATCACCGGCCAGACGATCAATGTCGACGGCGGCCTGATCATGTTCTGATGCAGGCGCCCAAAATTGCGTAGCGGTTTTGGGACAACGACATGCATCGAACAAAGAGCAAACCACCAGCGAAGTGCGGAAGGCGACACGGTCGTCGCCTCCGTGTGAACAGTGTGTCCATCGGCGTCAGGGCAGCTTTGCATTTTTGCCTGGTCGAGTGACCTTGCCATCCGCCTGTTTTTGATCCTATCTTTGAAGTGTTCTCAGGGCGGGGTGTAATTCCCCACCGGCGGTATCAGGAGCAATCCTGGAGCCCGCGAGCGCTTCCGGCACCTCCTGTCGGAAGGTCAGCAGATCCGGTGAGATGCCGGAGCCGACGGTATAGTCCGGATGGAAGAGGACAACACGGGCAGTCGCACTCCATCCCGGAGTCGGCCGACGTTTGTTCGCCCAAGGGCAGAAGGCTCGCTCACGGACTGAGCCGAGCAGACCATGTCAGTCAGCTGACATAACCCTTGAAAGGCCAGACAGCATGACTATCGCA from Rhizobium leguminosarum bv. trifolii WSM1325 encodes:
- a CDS encoding short-chain dehydrogenase/reductase SDR (PFAM: short-chain dehydrogenase/reductase SDR; KR domain protein~KEGG: ret:RHE_CH02402 short chain dehydrogenase), which translates into the protein MSDITLNAPKLFDLSGQVAIVTGAGSGIGQRIAIGLAQCGADVALLDRRTDDGLVKTAEHIRAAGRRSIQIAADVTSKSSLGEAIARTEADLGTLTLAVNAAGIANANAAEEMEEDQYQTLMDINLKGVFLSCQAEARAMLKNGRGSIVNIASMSGVIVNRGLSQAHYNASKAGVIHMSKSMAMEWVDRGIRVNTISPGYTATPMNTRPEMVHQTKLFEEQTPMQRMAAVDEMVGPAVFLLSNAASFVTGVDLLVDGGFCCW
- a CDS encoding short-chain dehydrogenase/reductase SDR (PFAM: short-chain dehydrogenase/reductase SDR; KR domain protein~KEGG: ret:RHE_CH02403 short chain dehydrogenase protein), which produces MKRFEQKTVVITGGSRGIGAAIAKRFAKEGANLVVSANEDLVHGVAEQIRAEGGKAISFIGDVTDKASVTALYDAAEKEFGSVDVSIQNAGVITIARVEDLTENEWDKVMAVNTKGVFLCAQEAISRMRKHKRGGRIINTASGQARDGFIYTPHYAASKMGVVGITQSLAKEVATEKITVNAFCPGIIETDMWAYNDQAWGKLLGNYAPGELMKEWVEGIPMKRAGSGEDVAGLVTFLASDDAAYITGQTINVDGGLIMF